A window of the Ostrea edulis chromosome 1, xbOstEdul1.1, whole genome shotgun sequence genome harbors these coding sequences:
- the LOC125665298 gene encoding uncharacterized protein LOC125665298 — protein sequence MNLHIDKIECLFILFNILISSAKLTSSYKLKHIILAQYIGNSQNGISSNGASLAKQILLTRSKSKQNYEVGDEKSQLVDKKTRGSLLDYRPYVHVIIDGRTGDSDGPLFQTDVALSPGMSLYNAIAQASIRFGVEHPCIQNPYQMEVESVSRNCYTVVNVPGLPAGRNNKWIIKIVRRRGRVVYEGECLPSGRIAMRGGTMVTFTKSS from the exons atgaatttacacatcgataagattgaatgtctttttatattattcaatatattaatTAGTAGTGCAAAATTGACATCTTCTTATAAATTAAAACACATTATCTTGGCGCAGTACATTGGAAATTCACAAAATGGAATTAGCAGTAACGGCGCTTCATTAGCAAAG CAAATTCTACTCACAAGAAGTAAGAGCAAACAAAATTATGAAGTAGGAGACGAAAAATCACAGCTAGTTGATAAGAAAACTCGAGGCTCTCTTTTGGACTATCGG CCATATGTGCATGTGATAATTGACGGGAGGACGGGTGATTCTGATGGCCCGCTGTTTCAGACAGACGTCGCGTTATCGCCGggcatgtctctgtataacgcAATAGCCCAGGCCAGCATTCGTTTTGGTGTAGAACATCCGTGTATACAAAACCCGTATCAAATGGAGGTCGAGTCTGTCAGTAGGAACTGTTATACTGTTGTGAATGTCCCGGGCCTTCCCGCCGGCAGGAATAACAAATGGATAATAAAAATCGTCAGGAGAAGAGGCAGG GTTGTATACGAAGGTGAGTGCTTACCCAGCGGGAGGATAGCGATGAGAGGTGGGACAATGGTTACCTTCACCAAGAGCAGTTAA